The Streptomyces rubrogriseus genomic sequence CGGCGGCCACGACCTCGCCACCGCTCCGCAGGCCGTGCGCGGCGCGATCGGGGTCACCGGCCAGTTCTCCGCCGTGGACGGCCTGATCACCGGGGAGGAGAACATGCTCCTCATGGCGGACCTCCACCACCTCCCCCGCCGCGAGGGGAAGCGGGTCGCCGCCGAACTGCTGGAGCGCTTCGACCTCACCGAAGCCGCCGACAAGCCCGCCTCCACCTACTCCGGCGGCATGAAACGCCGCCTGGACATCGCCATGACCCTGGTCGGCGACCCGCGGATCATCTTCCTCGACGAGCCCACCACCGGCCTGGACCCCCGCTCCCGCCACACCATGTGGCAGATCATCCGCGAGCTCGTCACCGGCGGCGTCACCGTCTTCCTCACCACCCAGTACCTGGAGGAGGCCGACGAACTCGCCGACCGCATCGCCGTACTCAACAACGGAAAGATCGCCGCCCAGGGCACCGCCGAGGAACTGAAGCGG encodes the following:
- a CDS encoding ATP-binding cassette domain-containing protein: MTSLAITANGLRKSYGDKTVLDGIDLAVPEGTVFSLLGPNGAGKTTAVKILSTLVTPDAGDIRVGGHDLATAPQAVRGAIGVTGQFSAVDGLITGEENMLLMADLHHLPRREGKRVAAELLERFDLTEAADKPASTYSGGMKRRLDIAMTLVGDPRIIFLDEPTTGLDPRSRHTMWQIIRELVTGGVTVFLTTQYLEEADELADRIAVLNNGKIAAQGTAEELKRLVPGGHVRLRFTDPDAYRDAATALPHSTGDDDTLTLQIPSDGSQRDLRTILDRLDDTGIEADELTVHTPDLDDVFFALTATATVPAQTDAIKETVR